Proteins found in one Acidobacteriota bacterium genomic segment:
- the dnaK gene encoding molecular chaperone DnaK, with the protein MSKIIGIDLGTTNSVVAVMEGDQPTVIQNAEGSRITPSVVAFSKTGERLVGQVAKRQAVTNPENTIFSIKRFMGRRFDEVNEEMKMVPYRVERAGNGDVRVKAQEQDLAPPQLSAMILQKLKQAAEDYLGQAVTKAVITVPAYFNDAQRQATKEAGQIAGLEVMRIVNEPTAAALAYGLDKKKDETIAVYDFGGGTFDISILEVGEGVVEVKSTNGDTHLGGDNLDQRVIEWIIDEFRKSDGIDLGKDRMALQRLREAAEKAKMELSSVMETEINLPFITADASGPKHLAMKLSRAKFESLVEELLQKTVGPTKTALTDAGLDPSKIDEVVLVGGSTRIPRVQAIVKEIFGKEPHKGVNPDEVVAIGAAIQAGVLAGEVKDLLLLDVTPLSLGIETMGGVMTPLIQRNTTIPTRKSEVFSTASDSQTSVEVHVVQGERPLARDNRTLGRFHLVGLPPAPRGVPQIEVTFDIDANGIVNVSAKDLGTQKEQKITITASSGLSKDEVDRMMREAEAHSDEDKKRREEIEIRNRADQAIYTAERMLKDTGEKIAIADKNAIENAMAELKTAIDGNDTPGMSKAMDVLMTAQHKASEALYKNQAESQAPPGDAGAGASGGANEGAPKPDAGDVIDAEVVEDDKK; encoded by the coding sequence ATGAGCAAAATCATTGGCATCGATCTGGGCACCACCAATTCCGTCGTCGCAGTGATGGAAGGCGACCAGCCCACCGTCATTCAGAACGCGGAAGGAAGCCGGATCACCCCATCGGTCGTCGCCTTCAGCAAGACCGGCGAACGCCTGGTCGGCCAGGTGGCCAAGCGTCAGGCCGTGACCAATCCCGAGAACACCATCTTCTCGATCAAGCGGTTCATGGGCCGCCGTTTCGACGAGGTCAACGAGGAGATGAAAATGGTTCCGTACCGCGTCGAGCGCGCGGGCAACGGCGACGTGCGCGTCAAGGCGCAGGAGCAGGACCTCGCGCCGCCGCAGCTGTCGGCGATGATCCTGCAGAAGCTGAAGCAGGCCGCCGAGGACTACCTCGGGCAGGCGGTGACCAAGGCCGTGATCACGGTGCCGGCGTACTTCAACGACGCCCAGCGGCAGGCGACGAAGGAAGCGGGCCAGATCGCCGGCCTCGAAGTCATGCGCATCGTCAACGAGCCGACGGCCGCGGCCCTGGCCTACGGCCTCGACAAGAAGAAGGACGAGACCATTGCGGTCTACGACTTCGGTGGCGGCACCTTTGACATCTCGATCCTGGAAGTGGGCGAGGGCGTGGTCGAAGTGAAGTCGACCAACGGCGACACGCACCTCGGTGGCGACAACCTCGATCAGCGCGTGATCGAGTGGATCATCGACGAGTTCCGCAAGAGCGACGGCATCGACCTGGGCAAGGATCGCATGGCCTTGCAGCGCCTGCGCGAGGCCGCCGAGAAGGCCAAGATGGAGCTGTCGTCGGTCATGGAGACGGAGATCAACCTGCCGTTCATCACGGCGGATGCCAGCGGGCCGAAGCACCTGGCGATGAAGCTGTCGCGGGCGAAGTTCGAGTCGCTGGTCGAGGAGCTGTTGCAGAAGACCGTCGGCCCGACCAAGACCGCGCTGACCGACGCCGGCCTCGATCCCTCGAAGATTGACGAGGTCGTGCTGGTCGGCGGGTCGACGCGCATTCCGCGGGTGCAGGCGATCGTCAAGGAGATCTTCGGCAAGGAACCCCACAAGGGCGTCAATCCGGATGAGGTGGTCGCCATTGGCGCCGCCATCCAGGCCGGCGTGCTGGCGGGCGAGGTCAAGGACCTGCTGCTGCTCGACGTGACGCCGCTGTCACTGGGGATCGAGACGATGGGCGGCGTGATGACGCCGCTGATCCAGCGCAACACGACCATCCCCACGCGCAAGAGCGAGGTGTTCTCGACCGCGTCCGACAGCCAGACCAGCGTCGAAGTGCACGTCGTGCAGGGCGAGCGCCCGCTCGCGCGCGACAACCGCACGCTCGGCCGGTTCCACCTGGTCGGCCTGCCGCCGGCGCCGCGCGGCGTGCCGCAGATCGAGGTCACCTTCGACATCGACGCCAACGGCATTGTCAACGTGTCGGCCAAGGACCTCGGCACGCAGAAGGAGCAGAAGATCACCATCACCGCCTCGTCCGGCCTCAGCAAGGACGAAGTCGACCGCATGATGCGCGAAGCCGAGGCGCACTCGGATGAAGACAAGAAGCGCCGCGAGGAGATCGAGATTCGCAATCGCGCCGATCAGGCGATCTACACCGCCGAACGGATGCTGAAGGACACCGGCGAGAAGATCGCGATCGCCGACAAGAATGCGATCGAGAACGCCATGGCCGAACTGAAGACGGCCATCGACGGCAACGACACGCCCGGCATGAGCAAGGCGATGGACGTGTTGATGACCGCGCAGCACAAGGCATCGGAAGCGCTCTACAAGAACCAGGCCGAGAGTCAGGCCCCCCCCGGTGACGCGGGTGCCGGCGCCAGCGGCGGTGCGAACGAGGGCGCGCCAAAGCCCGACGCCGGCGACGTGATCGACGCCGAAGTGGTTGAGGACGACAAGAAGTAG
- a CDS encoding helix-turn-helix transcriptional regulator, protein MTKRQGKAYFMISVVAQRYNIHPQTLRLYEREGLLKPSRTEGNTRLYSEEDLEQLETILALTRELGVNLAGVEIILNMRRKMEQMQGEVNEFMEYVKRELARGIDDWEQRLGTALVKASPTDLVRAAHPGPDATVSKTDTKKKN, encoded by the coding sequence ATGACCAAGCGACAGGGCAAGGCATACTTCATGATTAGCGTCGTCGCGCAACGCTACAACATTCATCCACAGACCTTGCGGTTGTACGAGCGGGAAGGATTGCTGAAGCCTTCACGAACGGAAGGCAACACGCGCCTGTATTCCGAAGAAGACCTTGAGCAGCTGGAAACAATTCTGGCACTTACCCGAGAGTTGGGCGTCAACCTCGCCGGCGTCGAGATCATCTTGAATATGCGCCGCAAGATGGAGCAAATGCAGGGCGAAGTGAACGAGTTCATGGAATATGTGAAGCGCGAACTGGCGCGCGGCATCGACGACTGGGAGCAGCGACTGGGCACCGCGCTGGTGAAGGCGTCGCCGACGGATTTGGTGCGTGCCGCGCATCCTGGCCCTGATGCGACGGTGAGCAAGACTGACACCAAGAAAAAAAATTAA
- a CDS encoding J domain-containing protein codes for MDLYIVLGVERGAPSGEIKKAYRRLARRLHPDINPGDREAETRFRQVLDAYETLIDPDRRRRYDSGQLSAISEEEAASFGFAGFDFSSRVHAERTTTFGELFEEVFSRRVGREPSEGADHGADIHARASLTFEEAWHGVQRAVTVTRQDTCRSCAGGGFQRVAETRCVACEGSGAVRSVRGHMVFAKNCPTCGGSGRLKQEECAPCHGQGVEPRSETLNVRIPAGVASGARVRIAGKGHAGVRGGLPGDLLIDVEVLEHAVYRREGDELHLTVPIAVHEAALGAKIDIDTPDGSVRLRVPPGTQSGQRFRLRDRGAAGRNGRRGDLVAEVRMRLPKVLDERSKELLREFGRINGESVRESTSARATADKQ; via the coding sequence GTGGACCTTTACATCGTGCTCGGCGTGGAGCGTGGCGCGCCGTCCGGCGAGATCAAGAAAGCCTATCGCCGGCTGGCGCGGCGCCTCCATCCCGACATCAACCCGGGCGACCGCGAGGCGGAGACACGGTTTCGGCAGGTGCTCGACGCCTACGAGACGCTGATCGACCCCGATCGGCGCCGGCGGTACGATTCCGGCCAGCTGAGCGCGATTTCGGAAGAGGAAGCGGCGTCGTTTGGATTCGCCGGTTTCGACTTCTCCAGTCGCGTGCATGCCGAGCGGACGACGACGTTTGGGGAATTGTTCGAGGAGGTGTTTTCGCGCCGGGTCGGCCGCGAGCCGTCTGAGGGCGCCGACCATGGCGCCGACATCCATGCCCGCGCCTCGCTGACGTTCGAAGAGGCGTGGCACGGGGTGCAGCGCGCGGTCACGGTCACCCGGCAGGACACCTGCCGGTCGTGCGCCGGCGGCGGCTTTCAGCGCGTGGCCGAGACGCGGTGTGTCGCCTGCGAGGGCAGTGGCGCAGTGCGTTCGGTGCGCGGTCACATGGTGTTCGCCAAGAACTGCCCGACCTGCGGAGGATCCGGACGGCTGAAACAGGAAGAATGCGCGCCCTGTCATGGCCAGGGGGTGGAGCCGCGGTCAGAGACCCTGAATGTGCGCATCCCGGCCGGCGTGGCCTCGGGCGCGCGGGTGCGCATTGCCGGGAAGGGGCATGCAGGTGTCCGCGGCGGGTTACCCGGCGACCTGTTGATTGATGTCGAGGTGCTCGAGCATGCGGTCTACCGCCGCGAAGGCGATGAACTGCACCTGACCGTGCCGATCGCGGTGCACGAGGCGGCGCTCGGCGCCAAGATCGACATCGACACGCCGGACGGCTCGGTGCGATTGCGCGTGCCGCCGGGCACGCAGTCGGGCCAGCGCTTCCGGTTGCGCGACCGCGGCGCCGCCGGCCGCAACGGCCGGCGTGGCGACCTGGTCGCCGAAGTGCGCATGCGCCTGCCCAAGGTGCTCGACGAACGATCGAAGGAATTGCTCCGGGAATTTGGCCGGATCAACGGTGAAAGCGTCAGGGAGTCCACCTCCGCTCGAGCGACGGCGGATAAACAATGA
- a CDS encoding ATP-binding protein gives MECPICNGSRWKSVDVAGVERMTRCDCWRDVVKERYLAESRIPAKFAKAELTNYIPDTDSQKDALRQAQRFVEAFPAAQKGIVFYGPTGVGKTHLAVGLLRTVIRDKGARGFFFQTTELLRLVRETYNRSVDETEMEVLRPVLEADVLVLDDLGVEKTSEWVQETLGLVINTRYNARRATIVTSNLRDPIDNTDMNSFMVQLGVRSRSRLLEMCEWVEVQGTDVRDVERVTAAAKSGHLPEPPERITRKGPLPGKSGGMARARLKDSGTQFELNWSGGKAGSK, from the coding sequence ATGGAATGCCCCATTTGCAACGGATCACGCTGGAAGAGCGTGGACGTCGCCGGCGTCGAGCGCATGACGCGCTGCGACTGCTGGCGCGACGTTGTGAAAGAGCGCTACCTCGCCGAGTCGCGGATTCCCGCCAAGTTCGCCAAGGCGGAACTGACCAACTACATTCCCGATACGGATTCACAGAAAGACGCACTGCGGCAAGCCCAGCGCTTTGTCGAGGCGTTTCCCGCTGCGCAGAAGGGGATCGTGTTCTACGGCCCGACCGGGGTGGGCAAGACCCACCTGGCGGTTGGCTTGTTGCGCACCGTCATTCGCGACAAGGGCGCCCGCGGCTTCTTCTTCCAGACCACCGAGTTGCTGCGCCTCGTGCGCGAAACCTACAACCGGTCGGTCGATGAAACCGAAATGGAAGTGCTGCGCCCCGTGCTCGAAGCCGACGTGCTCGTGCTCGACGACCTGGGTGTCGAGAAGACCTCCGAGTGGGTCCAGGAAACCCTCGGACTGGTGATCAACACTCGTTACAACGCCCGCCGCGCCACCATTGTCACGAGCAACCTGCGCGATCCCATCGACAACACCGACATGAACTCTTTCATGGTGCAGCTGGGCGTCCGCTCACGTTCGCGGTTGCTCGAGATGTGCGAGTGGGTCGAGGTGCAGGGGACCGATGTTCGCGACGTCGAACGGGTGACGGCAGCGGCCAAGTCTGGCCACCTGCCGGAGCCGCCAGAACGAATCACCCGGAAAGGCCCGCTGCCGGGCAAGTCCGGCGGCATGGCGCGCGCGCGACTGAAAGACAGCGGCACGCAGTTCGAGTTGAACTGGTCGGGCGGCAAAGCCGGCAGTAAGTAG
- the meaB gene encoding methylmalonyl Co-A mutase-associated GTPase MeaB, translated as MTAPLTLAERVRSGDARAIARAISLIEDETASAAGLVRDIFPHTGRTYLIGVTGPPGAGKSTLVDRLTAVTRAGGDTVGVICVDPTSPFTGGAILGDRLRMQAHAHDEQVFIRSMATRGHMGGLARATSDAALVLDAAGKSLVIIETVGVGQDEVDIVRTADISIVVLVPGTGDDVQALKAGIMEIADIFVVNKCDRDGADRMVSSIESNLALQAYGDGEWRPPIIKTEATTGHGVPELWATIQQFRAHSEQLASSGPEVASGFSANVASGFSRTSRTRRLKARNEFRLRDLLTHRFMELVERDLLAAGEFDALVARIAAREVDPYTAASDILSRALKSKP; from the coding sequence GTGACGGCGCCCTTGACACTTGCCGAGCGGGTGCGATCCGGTGACGCACGGGCGATCGCCCGCGCGATCTCGCTGATCGAAGACGAGACCGCCAGCGCGGCCGGCCTGGTCCGCGACATCTTTCCGCACACCGGCCGCACCTACCTGATCGGCGTCACCGGACCGCCTGGCGCCGGCAAGAGCACGCTGGTCGACCGCCTGACGGCTGTCACGCGCGCGGGCGGTGACACCGTGGGGGTAATCTGCGTCGATCCGACCAGCCCGTTCACGGGCGGCGCCATCCTGGGCGACCGCCTGCGCATGCAGGCGCATGCCCACGACGAGCAGGTGTTCATCCGCAGCATGGCGACCCGTGGCCACATGGGTGGACTGGCGCGCGCGACCAGCGACGCCGCACTCGTGCTCGATGCGGCCGGCAAGTCGCTGGTCATCATCGAAACCGTCGGCGTCGGCCAGGATGAGGTCGACATCGTGCGCACTGCGGATATCTCGATCGTCGTGCTGGTGCCGGGCACCGGCGACGATGTGCAGGCGCTCAAGGCCGGCATCATGGAGATTGCCGACATCTTCGTCGTGAACAAGTGCGACCGTGACGGCGCCGACCGCATGGTCTCGTCGATCGAGTCGAACCTGGCGCTACAGGCCTACGGGGACGGCGAATGGCGGCCCCCGATCATCAAGACCGAGGCCACCACCGGCCACGGCGTGCCCGAACTGTGGGCCACGATCCAGCAGTTCCGTGCCCATTCCGAGCAGCTCGCGTCAAGCGGACCGGAGGTGGCGTCCGGCTTCTCAGCCAATGTGGCGTCCGGCTTTAGCCGGACCAGTCGCACCAGGCGCCTCAAGGCCCGCAACGAGTTCCGCCTCCGCGACCTCCTGACCCACCGCTTCATGGAACTGGTCGAACGCGACCTGCTGGCCGCGGGCGAGTTCGATGCGCTCGTGGCCCGCATTGCCGCCAGGGAAGTCGACCCCTACACCGCCGCCTCGGATATCCTGTCGCGAGCCCTCAAGTCCAAGCCGTGA
- the hemW gene encoding radical SAM family heme chaperone HemW — translation MAPIGLYLHIPFCAAICNYCNFNRGLHDEGLRRRYVEALVADIRSHAASGVAADTIFFGGGTPSLLTPGEVARILTACRESFAVAVDAEVTLEANPESASAEALDGYRAAGVNRLSFGVQSFHDAELKRLGRLHSSATARLAVTRARAAGFDNLSLDLMMWLPGQSPADWLGSLDTLIDVGPDHASLYLLEIYPNAPLKDEMARAGWSVAPDDDAAEMYLDGLGRLDRAGYEQYEISNVARADRRSRHNLKYWQEGEWIGFGCGAHSTYAGERWRTLNSTVEYVERIAAGADVRLDRRLLDPQERLEEALFMGLRLVEGLNLRAIQARHGVDIWARYGQDLATFVHAGLLVHEPGRRLALTRAGMLLANEMMSVFIGRTVR, via the coding sequence GTGGCACCGATCGGTCTTTATCTCCACATTCCCTTCTGCGCGGCGATCTGCAACTACTGCAATTTCAACCGGGGCTTGCACGACGAGGGACTGCGACGCCGCTATGTCGAGGCGCTGGTCGCCGATATTCGCAGCCACGCGGCCTCGGGCGTAGCGGCCGACACAATCTTCTTCGGCGGTGGGACGCCGTCATTGCTGACGCCAGGGGAAGTGGCGCGGATCCTCACTGCATGCCGCGAAAGCTTTGCGGTGGCCGTCGACGCCGAGGTCACGCTCGAAGCGAATCCCGAGTCGGCGTCTGCCGAAGCACTGGACGGGTACCGCGCCGCCGGCGTCAATCGCCTGAGCTTCGGCGTGCAGTCGTTCCACGACGCCGAGTTGAAGCGGCTTGGCCGGCTCCACTCGTCGGCCACCGCCCGCCTCGCCGTGACTCGTGCGCGCGCCGCCGGATTCGACAATCTCAGCCTCGATCTCATGATGTGGCTGCCGGGCCAGAGTCCGGCCGACTGGCTGGGCTCGCTGGACACCCTGATTGACGTCGGCCCCGACCACGCATCGCTCTATTTGCTGGAGATCTACCCGAACGCGCCGTTGAAAGACGAGATGGCGCGCGCCGGCTGGTCGGTGGCGCCAGACGATGACGCGGCAGAGATGTATCTGGATGGCCTCGGCCGGCTCGATCGAGCCGGGTACGAGCAGTACGAAATCTCGAACGTGGCTCGCGCGGACCGGCGTTCGCGCCATAACCTGAAATACTGGCAGGAAGGGGAGTGGATTGGCTTCGGCTGCGGGGCGCATTCGACCTATGCTGGGGAGCGTTGGCGGACGCTCAACTCGACGGTCGAGTACGTCGAACGCATCGCCGCCGGCGCGGATGTCCGCCTTGACCGGAGGCTCCTGGACCCGCAGGAACGACTCGAAGAGGCGCTGTTCATGGGGCTCCGGCTGGTGGAGGGCCTGAACCTGCGGGCCATCCAGGCACGACATGGCGTTGATATTTGGGCACGATACGGACAAGACTTAGCTACGTTCGTCCACGCTGGGCTTCTGGTTCATGAGCCGGGCCGGCGCCTGGCGCTGACGAGGGCTGGCATGCTTCTCGCTAACGAGATGATGTCGGTTTTCATCGGGCGCACAGTACGGTAA
- a CDS encoding sigma-70 family RNA polymerase sigma factor, translating into MVRKFESLASESETLHAYLREISSFPLLTPDDEQQLGRQIQQHGDEDALGRLVQSNLRFVVQYAKRFRRLGVPLLDLIHEGNLGLIEAARRFNPAQSDTFQASALWWIRQAMMHLLAEASRSPEVSSSGLMAAAVAGRQVEAIRVALEYAHSTASGAEVREPATSDVEDLEVHLQNEGRKRRKARKAVKGPLKIEAGALHALRQHSVLRSYLN; encoded by the coding sequence GTGGTCAGGAAGTTCGAATCGCTGGCATCCGAATCCGAAACCCTTCACGCATACCTGCGAGAGATTTCCAGCTTTCCGTTGCTCACGCCGGATGACGAGCAGCAACTCGGCCGCCAGATCCAACAACACGGCGATGAAGACGCGCTCGGCCGGCTCGTGCAGTCGAACCTGCGCTTCGTCGTGCAGTATGCCAAGCGGTTCCGCCGGCTCGGCGTGCCGCTGCTCGACTTGATTCACGAAGGCAACCTGGGCCTGATCGAAGCCGCGCGGCGGTTCAATCCTGCCCAGTCCGACACGTTCCAGGCGTCGGCCCTGTGGTGGATTCGCCAGGCGATGATGCACTTGCTCGCTGAAGCGTCGCGCTCGCCGGAGGTCAGTTCCTCGGGCTTGATGGCCGCGGCCGTCGCCGGGCGCCAGGTCGAAGCCATTCGCGTGGCGCTCGAATACGCCCATTCCACCGCGAGTGGCGCCGAGGTGCGCGAGCCGGCCACGAGCGACGTGGAAGACCTGGAAGTGCACCTGCAGAACGAGGGCCGAAAGCGCCGCAAGGCCCGCAAGGCGGTCAAAGGCCCCCTCAAGATCGAAGCCGGCGCCCTGCATGCCCTCCGCCAGCACAGCGTGCTGCGCAGCTACTTGAATTAG
- a CDS encoding LecA/PA-IL family lectin has product MVPQRWIVRLALVVALPVGLQADTLILRDGSRVQGELVSVRNGTIEFEERRGYGSSSGRTLRFDRDEVVRIEFDNNRSTSNFSNSFGRPSGMRERQVMVAANVDWNDAGIDVRAGQTVFFEATGQVRWGKDRRDGPAGERNSPSNPNRPIGSRNAAALIGKIGNDVFFIGDDTGAIRIRNSGRLYLGVNDDVLTDNTGSFRVVVYY; this is encoded by the coding sequence ATGGTTCCCCAACGGTGGATCGTGCGTTTGGCCCTGGTCGTGGCGCTGCCGGTTGGCTTGCAGGCCGACACGTTGATCTTGCGAGACGGGTCTCGCGTGCAGGGCGAGCTCGTCTCGGTCAGGAACGGCACTATCGAATTCGAAGAGCGCCGAGGCTACGGCTCGAGCTCGGGCCGGACCCTGCGTTTCGACCGCGACGAAGTGGTTCGCATCGAGTTCGACAACAACCGCAGCACCAGCAACTTCTCGAACAGCTTCGGCCGCCCCTCGGGCATGCGCGAGCGGCAGGTAATGGTCGCGGCCAACGTTGACTGGAACGATGCGGGCATCGACGTGCGGGCCGGGCAAACGGTGTTCTTCGAAGCCACCGGCCAGGTGCGGTGGGGCAAAGACCGGCGCGATGGTCCGGCGGGAGAGCGCAACTCACCGTCGAATCCGAACCGCCCCATCGGCAGCCGCAACGCGGCGGCCTTGATTGGGAAGATCGGCAACGACGTGTTCTTCATTGGCGACGACACCGGCGCCATCCGCATTCGCAACAGCGGCCGCCTCTATCTCGGAGTCAATGACGATGTGCTGACGGATAATACCGGCAGCTTCAGGGTCGTCGTTTACTACTGA
- a CDS encoding acyl-CoA dehydrogenase family protein, which translates to MDFRPSEEQELLRKSVREFAETEMRPHLMEWDNAQHFPKELLPKLAALGLMGIQFPESLGGAGMSAVDYCICIEELARVDPSVSLSVAAHNGLGAAHIAMFANDAQLQQYLVPLAQGETLAAWGLTEPGSGSDAAAMRTTAVADGDHYILNGSKAFITHGTSADTLVVMAVTDRTKGPKGISAFILERGTPGLLAGKKEDKLGMRASETTEVIFQNCRIPASQLIGDLNQGFIQTLQVLDAGRIGIAALSVGLAQGAYEAAESYTAQRKQFGRAIRSFPSIQERLSAHAARVDAARLLTYRAAWLKDQGRRMTLESAMAKLYASEIAVRASEDCVQLHGGYGFVKDYPAEKFFRDVKLLTIGEGTSEVQRLVIARQLMAA; encoded by the coding sequence ATGGATTTCCGCCCGTCTGAGGAGCAGGAGTTGCTCCGCAAGTCTGTCCGCGAGTTTGCCGAAACCGAAATGCGGCCTCACCTCATGGAGTGGGACAACGCGCAGCACTTTCCGAAAGAGTTACTGCCCAAGCTCGCCGCGCTGGGCCTAATGGGCATCCAGTTTCCCGAAAGCCTCGGCGGCGCCGGCATGAGCGCCGTGGACTACTGCATTTGCATCGAAGAACTCGCCCGGGTTGACCCGAGCGTATCGCTGTCGGTGGCCGCGCACAACGGGCTCGGCGCGGCGCACATTGCCATGTTTGCGAATGACGCGCAGCTACAGCAATACCTGGTGCCGCTGGCCCAAGGAGAAACGCTCGCCGCATGGGGGCTGACCGAACCCGGTTCAGGCAGCGATGCGGCGGCCATGCGGACCACTGCCGTCGCCGACGGCGACCACTACATCCTGAACGGTTCCAAAGCCTTCATCACGCACGGCACGTCGGCCGACACGCTCGTGGTGATGGCGGTGACCGACCGCACCAAGGGGCCGAAGGGCATCTCGGCGTTCATCCTCGAACGCGGCACGCCCGGTCTGCTGGCCGGCAAGAAGGAAGACAAGCTTGGCATGCGGGCGAGCGAGACCACCGAAGTGATCTTCCAGAACTGCCGCATTCCGGCGTCGCAGTTGATCGGTGACCTCAACCAGGGCTTCATCCAGACGCTGCAGGTGCTCGATGCCGGTCGCATTGGCATTGCCGCGCTGTCAGTAGGCCTGGCGCAAGGCGCGTACGAGGCGGCCGAGTCCTACACCGCGCAGCGCAAGCAGTTCGGCCGCGCCATTCGGTCGTTCCCCTCGATCCAGGAACGCCTGTCCGCCCACGCCGCGCGCGTGGACGCGGCGCGCCTGCTGACCTACCGGGCCGCGTGGCTCAAGGACCAGGGGCGCCGCATGACGCTCGAATCGGCCATGGCCAAGCTCTACGCCAGCGAAATTGCCGTGCGCGCATCTGAAGACTGCGTGCAACTGCATGGCGGCTACGGATTCGTGAAGGATTACCCGGCCGAGAAATTCTTCCGCGACGTCAAGCTCCTGACCATTGGCGAAGGCACGAGCGAGGTGCAGCGGCTCGTGATCGCCCGCCAGCTGATGGCCGCATAA